One Phaseolus vulgaris cultivar G19833 chromosome 2, P. vulgaris v2.0, whole genome shotgun sequence DNA window includes the following coding sequences:
- the LOC137809480 gene encoding uncharacterized protein produces the protein MARRPPTPPPPVDMPNLARAIEMMATTLQQESAIMAQHHQDTLHQLETTRLAAEASQLHQQPHTYSLEDFLRHNPPRFNGKVNPDGADQWVRDIERIFEATQCPEERKLSYAIYVLTEEAEIWWIGMKQMMEEKGEDATWENFKVRFLEEYFPDSVRPQSYSSGRPSSQSPPSFRCFRCGGPHVVRFCPHPVSNVTCDRCHRVFAISGVEASQSDSLVRGICSIFGTQLSVLFDSGATHSFISFDCAKELKLPVPELKFELVVSTPTEVQEFMDVFPDEILGLPPKREIEFAIDLIPGAGPVSISPYRMAPAELAELKKQLEDLLEKQFIRPSVSPWGAPVLLVKKKDGSSRLCIDYRQLNKLTIKNKHPLPRIDDLMDQLHGAVVFSKIDLCLGYHQISVKAEDAQKTAFRSRYGHYEFLVMPFGGISVDPSKVEVVLQWERPKTVTEIRSFCRGLGCVLMQNKKVVAYASRQLKLDIPVWKWDSISMDFVTHLPRTLRKHDSVWVIVDRLTKTAHFLPIELRISMRKLAQIYIDEIVRLYGVPSSIVSDRDPRFTSRFWQTLQEALGTKLILSSAWDEILPLVEFTYNNSYQASIGMAPFEALRIGPMAYEIALPPSLANIHNIFHVSQLRKYVPDPSHILESDSIQEKENLSFEVKPIRIVDSQVKQLLRRNILMVKVLCDLISRDSTWEIQEEI, from the exons ATGGCACGTAGACCAcctactcctcctccaccagtagatatgcccaacttagctcgGGCAATAGAGATGATGGCAACAACCTTGCAACAAGAGAGTGCTATTATGGCACAACATCATCAAGATAcccttcatcaattagaaactACTAGATTAGCAGCTGAAGCATCTCagcttcatcaacaaccccatacCTATAGTCTGGAGGATTTTCTAAGACACAATCCGCCCAGATTTAATGgcaaggtaaatccagatggagcagaccagtgggtgagagacatagaaagaatctttgaagctactcaatgccctgaagagagaaagttatccTATGCCATTTATGTACTAACTGAAGAAGCTGAAATCTGGTGGATAggcatgaagcaaatgatggaagagAAAGGTGAAGATGCTACttgggagaacttcaaagtaagattcctagaggagtattttcctgatagtgtcag ACCTCAATCTTATAGCAGTGGAAGACCCAGTTCTCAATCACCACCTAGTTTCAGATGTTTTCGATGCGGTGGGCCACATGTTGTTAGATTTTGCCCTCATCCAGTGTCAAATGTGACATGTGATAGATGTCACAG agtttttgctattagtggagttgaagcttcacagtctgatagccttgttagaggtatttgttCTATCTTTGGAACACAGTTATCTGTATTGTTTGACTCTGgggcaacccattcttttatatcttttgattgtgctaagGAACTTAAGTTGCCAGTCCCAGAATTAAAAtttgagttggtggtatctacaccaacagaag ttcaggagtttatggatgtatttcctgatgagattcttggacttccacctaaaagagagatagagtttgcaatagACTTGATTCCTGGAGCAGGCCCAGTGTCAATTTCTCCATACCGAATGGCACCAGCAGAGTTAgctgaattgaagaaacaactagaagacttattggagaagcaattcattcgacctagtgtttctccatggggagctccagTGCTATTAGTGAAAAAGAAGGATGGTTCGTCACGTCTATGCATAGATTAtagacaattaaacaagttaacaataaagaataaacatcctcttcctagaattgatGACTTGATGGATCAGTTGCATGGGGCAGTGGTCTTTTCTAAGATAGATCTGTGCTTaggttatcaccaaatttcaGTGAAAGCAGAAGATGCTCAGAAGACtgcttttagatcaaggtatggtcactatgaatttctggttatgccatttggg ggaatatcagtagatccttctaaagtggaggttgtacttcagTGGGAACGTCCTAAAACAGTTACAGAAATTAGAAGCTTCTGTCGG ggATTAGGTTGTGTTTTGATGcagaataagaaagttgttgcctacgcttctcgtcagttaaag ttagacattccagtgtggaagtgggatagtatctcaatggattttgttacccacttaccacgtactttgAGGAAGCATGACTCTGTTTGGGTCATAGTGGACAGGTTGACAAAGACGGCACACTTCCTACCTATAGAATTGAGAATCTCTATGCGAAAGTTGGCCCAaatttacatagatgaaatagtcagattgtatggtgtaccctccagcatagtttcagatagagatcctagattcacctccagattctggcaaacacttcaagaagctttggggACTAAACTCATACTTAGTTCAGC ttgggatgaaattctacctttggtagagttcacttacaataacaGTTACCAAGCTAGCATAGGAATGGCTCCTTTCGAGGCATT gagaataggccctatggcttatgaaattgctttgcctccttctttagctaacattcacaatatttttcaTGTATCCCAGCTACGAAAGTATGTACCTGATCCTAGCCACATTCTAGAGTCTGATTCCATCCAGGAGAAAGAAAATCTGTCATTTGAAGTGAAGCCAATCAGAATTGtagattcacaagtgaaacaacttctTAGAAGAAATATTCTCATGGTGAAAGTATTATGCGATCTCATCTCTAGAGATTCCACTTGGGAAATTCAAGAGGAGATATGA
- the LOC137809762 gene encoding berberine bridge enzyme-like 17, whose amino-acid sequence MGLLSLFITSLTIVLSISEGNASPNIKQFFVCLSNYSNSIVPQAIYTPENASYTSILNLHIHNSRYKTKSTPKPLAIIAAKSENHVQTTVTCARSNNIQIRIRSGGHDYEGLSYISDVPYVILDMFPLQSVDVDIKSATAWVQAGATVGQLYYQIAKKSNVHAFPSGVCPSMGTGGHFSGGGYGNLMRKYGLSIDNIIDAKLVNANGVVQDRKSMGEDLFWAIRGGGGASFGVIVAWRIQLVPVPPQVTVFNVKKSVKEDATDVAYKWQLVAPKLDRDLFIRVEPDVVNGTVIVSFIGQFLGPIARLVPLVNKVFPELGLKKSDCIEMPWVNSTLFWSDIPNGTPIEVLLPTSQEPSAKYFKSRSDYVKNPIPKTALKDIWDLMTKYNNIWMQWNPYGGRMEEILPSATPFPHRKGNLFLIQYFVFWTEDGVEANDRYMNYSRSFYEFMTPFVSRSPREVFLNYRDIDVGAKHPSNSTSLKEASIYGTKFFKENFDRLVRVKTSVDPSNFFTYEQSIPPRT is encoded by the coding sequence atgggGTTGTTATCTCTTTTCATAACATCTCTAACGATAGTGTTGTCTATTTCTGAGGGAAATGCGTCTCCAAATATCAAACAATTCTTTGTTTGTCtctcaaattattcaaactCTATAGTACCTCAAGCTATATACACTCCAGAAAACGCCTCATACACCTCTATCTTAAACTTGCACATTCACAACAGCCGATACAAGACAAAAAGCACACCAAAACCTCTTGCCATCATAGCTGCCAAAAGTGAGAATCATGTCCAAACAACAGTTACATGTGCTAGATCAAACAACATTCAAATCAGAATCCGAAGTGGTGGCCATGACTATGAGGGTCTTTCATATATCTCAGATGTGCCGTATGTCATTCTTGACATGTTTCCTCTTCAATCGGTTGATGTGGACATAAAGAGTGCCACTGCATGGGTTCAGGCTGGAGCCACGGTCGGTCAACTTTATTACCAAATAGCAAAGAAAAGCAATGTGCATGCCTTCCCATCAGGTGTGTGTCCCTCTATGGGCACTGGTGGCCACTTTTCTGGTGGTGGTTATGGCAATTTGATGAGAAAATATGGTctttctattgataacatcatTGATGCCAAATTGGTCAATGCCAATGGTGTTGTCCAAGATAGGAAGTCAATGGGGGAAGATCTATTTTGGGCCATAAGAGGAGGTGGTGGAGCCAGTTTTGGTGTCATTGTTGCATGGAGGATCCAATTGGTCCCTGTACCCCCACAAGTGACTGTGTTCAATGTGAAAAAGTCTGTGAAAGAAGATGCAACTGATGTTGCTTACAAATGGCAACTAGTTGCACCAAAACTAGACAGAGATCTTTTCATAAGGGTGGAGCCTGATGTGGTGAATGGAACAGTAATAGTCTCTTTCATTGGCCAATTTCTAGGCCCAATTGCAAGACTCGTTCCTTTGGTGAATAAGGTCTTCCCTGAATTGGGGTTGAAAAAGAGTGATTGCATAGAAATGCCTTGGGTGAATTCCACCCTTTTTTGGTCTGATATTCCAAATGGTACCCCTATTGAAGTTCTGCTACCAACTTCTCAGGAACCATCTGCAAAGTACTTTAAGAGCAGGTCAGATTATGTGAAAAACCCCATCCCAAAAACGGCCTTAAAAGACATTTGGGATTTGATGACTAAATATAATAACATTTGGATGCAATGGAACCCTTATGGAGGGAGAATGGAGGAAATTTTACCATCTGCAACCCCATTTCCTCATAGGAAAGGGAACTTGTTCTTGATCCAGTACTTTGTGTTTTGGACTGAAGATGGCGTTGAGGCCAATGATCGTTACATGAACTATTCGAGGTCGTTTTATGAGTTTATGACCCCTTTTGTTTCAAGGTCTCCAAGGGAagtatttttgaattataggGATATTGATGTTGGTGCCAAACATCCAAGTAATTCAACAAGCTTGAAAGAGGCTAGCATATATGGAACCAAGTTCTTCAAGGAAAACTTTGATAGATTAGTGCGTGTGAAGACGAGTGTTGATCCTTCCAATTTCTTTACCTATGAACAAAGTATACCACCTAGAACCTAG